The DNA segment CTTTGGGGATTTAATGAATGAACATGGGTTATAACATGGATGCCAACAAAATTCACATGCTAAGTAAGAGAAGGAAACCTTACTGGCTTAAAGAAGAAATTGAGACATATATCCATGATTTACACATAAAAAACAGACATTCGAACTATTGAAATTTATTTAAAGGATGAGTAGAAGAATGGATAATATAGCGGTCGAATTTATAACAAGAGTACAAAAGACATATTCTGATGAAAGATATTTTAAAGAAATAGATTCAAAGTATAGGAGTTGGATTGAAAATGTTAGGGCAAGTGATGATAAAAAAATCTTGAATAATTTGTTGTGCAATATAAGGTTTTTTTCGAAAACTGAAATCAAATCTATTTTAGAAGGAGAAATAAGTAAATTAAAAGAAAGCTATGATGGTTTAAATGATGTCGTTATTTTACCGTTAAATCCCATTAACGGTAGATATAATGGTTCAAATGAATTGGTATCTTTAATTAAAGAAATTGATATTGAAGCGCAATTTAATGGGACAAGATTGTTACCATACCGAGATTCAATTATTAATGATCTTCAATATGCTAAAGCTTATAATACTTTAATTTTTGTAGATGATATTTCAGGAACAGGAGGTACTGCTAGAAAATTTATAAATTCTCATTATGCTGAGTTAAAGGGAAAAAAAGTAATTTTTTTATTTTTAAGCGTTACTGAACAAGCAATTAAAGAATTTAATACTTTAACTGTAGAATATAACGAAGCTCATATTGAATTTATTTATTACATAAAATTAGAAAAGCTTTCTGCT comes from the Paenisporosarcina antarctica genome and includes:
- a CDS encoding phosphoribosyltransferase-like protein, with amino-acid sequence MDNIAVEFITRVQKTYSDERYFKEIDSKYRSWIENVRASDDKKILNNLLCNIRFFSKTEIKSILEGEISKLKESYDGLNDVVILPLNPINGRYNGSNELVSLIKEIDIEAQFNGTRLLPYRDSIINDLQYAKAYNTLIFVDDISGTGGTARKFINSHYAELKGKKVIFLFLSVTEQAIKEFNTLTVEYNEAHIEFIYYIKLEKLSAINILSTAQYARLSNIEEGLWGKNHNNILGYKNSELLVLFSHNIPNNTVSCLWYFSEVNPKKWNRLFTRITAPNRKRQNYSNSKRSNV